A window of Flavobacterium flavigenum contains these coding sequences:
- a CDS encoding arylsulfatase has product MNILFSVLLTGIIGNYRANAQTNSAKPNVILIMVDDMGYSDLGNYGSEIKTPNLDRLATEGTRLREFYNNSICAPTRASLLTGQYQHKAGVGYFDVNLGLPAYQGYLNKESLTLGEVFRSGGYSTLMSGKWHVGSEDKAQWPNQRGFDKFYGILKGASNYFNTDGLPFGKTPYPVALIRNNEELHPKADSYYFTDEIGNNAVQFLDEQNKENKPFFLYLAFTAPHWPLQAKPVDIAKYRGKFDEGWDVLREKRIKKLKENGILLADQTIAPRDPEVPEWNKLTYDEKQFWKAKMEVYAAMVDNMDQNVGKVLDKLKALKKDKNTLIIFISDNGAQGGFNTYNPLRRGLVKNDGPIGTSGSFDYQEQNWAYLSNTPLQDYKNNMHEGGFSSPFIAWFPSKIKAGRIDKGTGHLIDLAPTFYDLAGIQYPKELNGVTSNPLPGKSLLPVLIDGASEVNRGAPIFWERAGNRAVRDGKWKLVSIYPSYQWELYNLENDRGETKDVAQQNPGIVNELSAKYFDWADKTGVVEYSKFKQKNELIPGAAAKK; this is encoded by the coding sequence ATGAATATTTTATTTTCTGTTCTATTGACAGGAATAATTGGTAATTATCGAGCCAATGCACAAACCAATTCGGCAAAACCAAACGTAATCCTGATCATGGTGGATGATATGGGTTATTCTGACCTGGGAAATTATGGATCAGAAATAAAAACTCCAAACCTGGACAGATTAGCAACCGAAGGAACACGCCTTCGCGAATTTTACAATAACTCGATTTGTGCACCAACAAGAGCTTCACTTTTAACAGGGCAGTATCAGCACAAAGCGGGTGTTGGTTATTTTGATGTAAACTTAGGATTACCGGCATATCAGGGTTATCTGAACAAAGAATCTTTAACTTTAGGAGAAGTTTTCCGTTCAGGAGGTTACAGCACTTTAATGTCCGGAAAATGGCACGTAGGTTCTGAAGACAAAGCGCAATGGCCAAACCAAAGAGGTTTTGATAAGTTTTACGGAATCTTAAAAGGTGCTTCTAATTATTTTAATACGGATGGATTGCCTTTTGGAAAAACGCCTTATCCTGTAGCTTTGATTCGTAATAATGAAGAACTGCATCCTAAAGCGGATTCTTATTATTTTACAGATGAAATCGGGAACAATGCTGTTCAGTTTTTGGATGAACAAAATAAAGAAAACAAACCTTTCTTTTTATATTTAGCTTTTACAGCTCCCCACTGGCCATTACAGGCAAAACCGGTTGACATTGCTAAATACCGTGGAAAATTTGATGAAGGCTGGGATGTTCTAAGAGAAAAAAGAATCAAAAAACTGAAAGAAAACGGTATTTTATTAGCAGACCAAACCATTGCTCCAAGAGATCCTGAAGTACCAGAATGGAACAAATTAACCTACGACGAAAAACAATTCTGGAAAGCTAAAATGGAAGTCTACGCTGCAATGGTAGACAATATGGACCAGAATGTGGGTAAAGTTTTAGACAAATTAAAAGCCCTGAAAAAAGACAAAAATACTTTGATTATTTTCATATCTGATAATGGTGCTCAGGGCGGTTTCAATACCTACAATCCGTTAAGAAGAGGATTAGTGAAAAATGACGGGCCAATTGGAACTTCAGGTTCTTTCGATTATCAGGAACAAAACTGGGCTTATTTGTCGAATACGCCATTACAGGATTATAAAAACAATATGCACGAAGGTGGTTTTAGTTCTCCATTTATTGCCTGGTTTCCATCCAAAATCAAAGCAGGAAGAATTGATAAAGGAACCGGGCATTTAATTGACCTTGCCCCTACTTTTTATGATTTAGCAGGAATTCAGTATCCAAAAGAACTGAATGGCGTAACGTCTAATCCTTTACCTGGAAAAAGTTTACTGCCTGTTTTAATTGATGGTGCATCTGAGGTAAACCGTGGTGCTCCGATATTCTGGGAAAGAGCCGGAAACAGGGCCGTAAGAGATGGAAAATGGAAACTGGTTTCTATCTACCCTTCTTACCAATGGGAACTTTACAATCTGGAAAACGACAGAGGTGAAACTAAGGATGTAGCACAGCAAAATCCGGGTATTGTAAACGAACTATCAGCTAAATATTTTGACTGGGCAGACAAAACCGGCGTGGTGGAATACAGCAAATTCAAACAAAAAAATGAGCTTATTCCGGGTGCAGCGGCTAAAAAGTAA
- a CDS encoding YeiH family protein: MLIKTKQLNLHEDWTVVLLGFLIIGISLFVFLPEVPVFKWSDGSDLLTEVFAAGNLQVLLIQFIYLLVIGTMAAFLIGKSVKNFLLGFPIVYLLTVLALIIAGNTFIKGLNLEAVIFSLIIGLAIGNFFKLPEWFRSALSTEVFVKIGLVLLGTSVIFSDILKAGSLGLIQALVVVLSVWYFAFWLCKKLKVDDELTMMISSAVSICGVSAAIATSGAIKGDSKKLSYVISMVLVTAIPMMIFMPIIAKYFNFPEEVTGAWLGGSIDTSGAVVASGTLVGETALKISTIVKFSQNVLLGLAAFAISVYWTYTHNKSEEAMASKPTLSVIWERFPKFVLGFIFASLVFSFLLTSETRDTVKDSLKNIQGIWFALAFTSIGLETNFKDLFSNNSKKPLYAFLIAQFFNVVITLIIAFLLFGK, encoded by the coding sequence ATGCTTATTAAAACAAAACAACTTAACCTTCATGAAGACTGGACAGTCGTATTATTAGGGTTCTTAATCATCGGCATTTCACTGTTTGTATTTCTTCCTGAAGTCCCGGTATTCAAGTGGTCAGACGGATCCGATTTATTGACAGAAGTATTTGCTGCCGGAAATCTGCAAGTGCTGCTGATTCAGTTTATTTATCTGCTTGTTATCGGAACTATGGCTGCTTTTTTAATTGGCAAATCTGTAAAAAACTTTTTGTTGGGTTTCCCAATCGTTTATCTGTTAACTGTTTTAGCTTTGATTATAGCAGGAAATACTTTTATAAAAGGACTCAATTTAGAAGCCGTAATTTTTAGTTTGATCATTGGTCTGGCAATTGGTAATTTTTTCAAACTTCCGGAATGGTTTCGCTCAGCGCTTTCTACAGAAGTTTTTGTAAAAATCGGATTGGTTTTATTAGGAACCAGCGTCATTTTTTCAGATATTTTAAAAGCAGGTTCTTTAGGATTGATTCAGGCTTTAGTTGTTGTATTATCAGTTTGGTATTTTGCTTTCTGGCTTTGTAAAAAACTAAAAGTCGATGATGAACTCACCATGATGATTTCAAGTGCGGTTTCTATTTGCGGGGTTTCGGCTGCTATTGCAACATCGGGAGCGATTAAAGGCGATTCGAAAAAACTGTCGTATGTGATTTCGATGGTATTGGTAACCGCCATTCCGATGATGATTTTCATGCCCATAATTGCAAAATATTTTAATTTTCCAGAAGAAGTAACTGGAGCCTGGCTCGGAGGAAGTATCGATACATCCGGAGCTGTTGTGGCATCTGGAACACTGGTTGGAGAAACAGCTTTGAAAATCAGTACCATTGTCAAATTCTCTCAAAATGTTTTATTGGGACTGGCCGCTTTCGCAATCTCAGTTTATTGGACATACACTCATAATAAATCGGAAGAAGCTATGGCTTCAAAACCAACTTTAAGTGTAATCTGGGAACGTTTTCCAAAGTTTGTACTTGGATTTATATTCGCCTCTTTAGTCTTTTCATTCTTACTGACTTCTGAAACAAGAGATACTGTAAAAGACAGTCTGAAAAATATACAGGGAATTTGGTTTGCCCTAGCTTTTACCAGTATCGGTTTAGAAACCAACTTTAAGGATTTATTCAGTAACAACAGTAAAAAACCATTGTATGCATTTTTGATTGCGCAGTTTTTTAATGTGGTTATTACCCTGATTATTGCTTTTTTATTGTTTGGAAAATAA
- a CDS encoding RagB/SusD family nutrient uptake outer membrane protein yields the protein MKKTILYSLSLLFIISACNPLDENPKAFIGSGNFYNTTEDADAAVLSIYNAINSSTHTLYNRLIQISTEMATDDYEAGPRARNAHVRALSNLTHDASNDRMLEIWRQSYDGINRANVAIDNIAKNPNLNSQKDKDLINEAKFLRAVLYFNIVRWFGDVPLVLHETTSLTPEAINPPNSPEADVYAQIETDLLDAEALPVVQPIKGRITSGAAKSLLSKVYLTQKKWQKAADKSQEVIDSKVYDLFENFADVFNVATKNGKEHIFSAQFKGLTNWNGNMLASTAAPTSVPGIAGDQADALHTAGGLFQAFAENDKRKYITFAVEFVSPTDGKTYKVSPHFNKYFDPATPASPGQSSKNTPIIRFAEILLINSEALNELNGPTTEAFAGIDRVRERAGIDLLSVTSPSISQDDFREAVFEERRKELVYEYQRWFDLARRGPDYFVAKLKAAGKTNAQPKHVHFPIPQRELDLNKNLKQVPAWRDK from the coding sequence ATGAAAAAGACAATTCTATATAGTTTATCACTTCTTTTTATCATTAGTGCTTGTAATCCTTTGGATGAAAATCCGAAAGCTTTTATCGGTTCAGGTAATTTTTACAATACAACAGAAGATGCTGATGCGGCCGTACTATCCATTTACAATGCCATCAACAGCAGCACACACACGCTTTACAATCGACTCATTCAAATCTCAACCGAAATGGCAACGGATGATTATGAAGCAGGTCCAAGAGCCAGAAATGCGCATGTTAGAGCCTTATCAAATTTAACTCATGATGCCTCAAATGACCGTATGCTGGAAATCTGGCGTCAAAGTTATGACGGAATAAACAGAGCGAATGTCGCCATTGATAACATTGCTAAAAATCCGAATTTAAATTCACAAAAGGACAAGGATTTAATCAATGAAGCGAAGTTTTTAAGAGCCGTTTTATATTTCAATATTGTGAGATGGTTTGGAGATGTGCCGTTGGTTTTACACGAAACTACTTCACTTACTCCGGAAGCAATAAATCCTCCCAACAGCCCGGAAGCTGATGTTTATGCACAGATAGAAACCGATTTACTTGATGCTGAAGCTTTACCGGTTGTACAGCCAATTAAAGGAAGAATCACTTCGGGAGCTGCCAAAAGTTTATTGTCGAAAGTCTATCTGACGCAAAAAAAATGGCAAAAAGCGGCTGATAAAAGCCAGGAAGTTATTGACAGCAAGGTGTATGATTTATTTGAAAATTTTGCTGATGTGTTTAATGTGGCCACCAAAAACGGCAAAGAGCATATATTTTCGGCACAGTTTAAAGGTCTTACCAACTGGAACGGAAACATGTTGGCTTCTACTGCTGCTCCTACCTCCGTTCCCGGAATTGCAGGAGATCAGGCGGATGCACTACATACTGCCGGAGGTTTGTTTCAGGCTTTCGCCGAAAATGACAAACGAAAATACATCACGTTTGCTGTAGAATTTGTGAGTCCGACAGATGGAAAAACATACAAAGTAAGTCCGCATTTCAACAAATATTTTGATCCTGCAACTCCTGCTTCACCAGGGCAGTCTTCAAAAAATACACCTATTATTCGATTTGCAGAAATTTTGCTAATCAATTCAGAAGCATTAAATGAACTTAACGGACCAACAACAGAAGCCTTTGCAGGAATCGACCGTGTTAGGGAAAGAGCCGGAATTGATTTACTGTCGGTTACTTCTCCTTCCATCAGTCAGGATGATTTTAGGGAAGCCGTTTTTGAAGAAAGAAGAAAAGAACTGGTGTACGAATACCAGCGCTGGTTTGACCTGGCAAGAAGAGGTCCTGATTATTTTGTTGCCAAATTAAAAGCAGCGGGTAAAACGAATGCACAGCCAAAACATGTTCATTTCCCAATTCCGCAAAGAGAACTGGATCTGAATAAAAATTTGAAACAGGTTCCGGCGTGGAGAGATAAATAA
- a CDS encoding SusC/RagA family TonB-linked outer membrane protein, producing the protein MKKNINILFWISILLISVGINAQNTQATINSTLNGTVIDQVTNQPIPGVNIQIKGTTHTAVTDLDGKFYFQTGQKFPYILIVSYIGYVTAEHTANTDFVQISLKEDRKELDELVIIGYGSTTKKDYTGAAETVSSTALKATQRTLESSLQGSVAGVNVTQTSGQPGASLSIRIRGGSSIQGGNEPLYVVDGFPLYNSDFTAGVLSGTPTNPLSSINPADIESITVLKDASSTAIYGSRGANGVVIITTKKGSASAMTVNYDFTIGQQEVRNKVDVLDAKGFARLRNAALYDTNPALGPNQYLTDAQIAALGKGVDWQEEAFQKGLVQNHQLSISGGNNQTKYAVSGNYYNQEGIIKNTGFERLSGRVNLTSKISSKARFGLNLTIAETKSKVAPAGLITSLLSMPPTATIYEPDGSYTLRNPFENIFANPIATLNERKNEAITDRILGTIYGEYDILKNLVFKVSFGTDLIFNKEKSYLPSSIYEGLITNGEGKIGTADSKTWLNENTLTYSKIFAEKHSLNILAGYTQQNSTREFVTAGSQQFVNDVTYYYSLQSGNVALMPTSGESTWALNSYLSRVNYNYDSKYFLTASLRADGSSRFGKNNKWGYFPSFAAAWQISNEDFFSPLKDVINSLKIRSSYGATGNQEIGEYQSLSTLSSVKYLFGDQIYTGFTPTRISNDDLGWELTNQFDAGVDLGFFDDKLNLTVDVYRKTTKDLLLAVQIPYTTGFTSSLQNFGTVQNQGIELGINTALGNTAFSWTSNFNISFNSNKIIALGNDAEFYTFGNYILKKGESLGTFYGAVTDGILQTADVATKGVFTGNTTPKAGDRLYKDINGDGAFTTAADRTSIGDAQPDFIFGFTNNFSYRGFELSALINGSVGNKILNGNAQALELYNGQQNASTSALDAWTPTNPSTTTPRAKLDPAPVFSNRFVEDGSFVRIKNITFSYNLPKKTAEKLLLTSVKFRVVGENLFTFTKYTGFDPEVTNGTTISPGTDTGIYPASKTISGGLTVTF; encoded by the coding sequence ATGAAAAAAAATATCAACATCCTTTTTTGGATTAGCATTTTATTGATTTCAGTCGGAATTAATGCCCAAAATACACAAGCAACAATCAACTCTACATTGAACGGAACTGTTATTGATCAGGTTACCAATCAGCCAATTCCGGGAGTTAATATTCAAATTAAAGGTACCACCCACACAGCAGTAACCGATTTAGACGGAAAATTCTATTTCCAGACCGGTCAGAAATTCCCATACATACTGATCGTAAGTTATATTGGTTATGTGACTGCAGAACACACTGCAAATACCGATTTTGTTCAGATTTCGTTAAAAGAAGACCGCAAGGAACTTGACGAACTGGTAATTATCGGATATGGAAGCACGACCAAAAAAGATTATACAGGTGCTGCCGAAACCGTTTCTTCCACAGCATTAAAAGCAACGCAAAGAACACTCGAGAGTTCGCTTCAGGGTTCTGTGGCGGGTGTAAATGTTACACAAACTTCAGGTCAGCCGGGTGCCAGTTTAAGTATCCGAATTCGTGGAGGAAGTTCAATACAGGGAGGAAATGAACCTCTTTATGTAGTGGACGGTTTTCCGCTTTACAATTCCGATTTTACAGCCGGAGTTTTGAGCGGTACACCAACCAATCCTTTATCTTCCATAAATCCGGCAGATATTGAATCTATTACGGTTTTAAAAGATGCTTCTTCTACAGCTATCTACGGATCAAGAGGTGCCAATGGTGTCGTTATTATTACTACCAAAAAAGGATCTGCCAGTGCCATGACAGTAAATTATGATTTTACGATTGGTCAGCAGGAAGTCCGCAATAAAGTGGATGTTCTGGATGCAAAAGGTTTCGCCCGACTTAGAAATGCTGCTCTTTACGATACAAATCCTGCTTTGGGACCAAACCAATATTTAACCGATGCACAAATTGCCGCATTAGGCAAAGGTGTTGACTGGCAGGAAGAAGCTTTTCAAAAAGGACTTGTACAAAACCATCAGCTGAGTATTTCTGGTGGTAATAACCAAACCAAATACGCTGTTTCCGGAAATTACTACAATCAGGAAGGAATTATAAAAAACACCGGTTTTGAAAGGCTAAGCGGAAGAGTTAATTTAACTTCAAAAATAAGCAGCAAAGCAAGATTTGGACTGAATCTTACTATTGCAGAAACGAAATCAAAAGTTGCTCCTGCAGGTTTAATCACTTCTTTATTGAGCATGCCTCCTACTGCGACTATTTATGAACCGGATGGTAGCTACACTTTACGTAATCCTTTTGAAAACATATTCGCAAACCCGATTGCAACTTTAAACGAACGCAAAAACGAAGCGATTACAGATCGTATCCTCGGGACTATTTATGGTGAATATGATATTTTGAAGAATTTGGTTTTCAAAGTATCTTTTGGAACCGACCTTATTTTCAACAAGGAGAAAAGTTATCTGCCATCCTCTATTTATGAAGGTTTGATTACTAATGGAGAAGGAAAAATCGGTACAGCAGATTCTAAAACATGGTTAAACGAAAACACATTGACCTACTCTAAAATTTTTGCAGAAAAACACAGTCTGAACATTCTGGCAGGTTATACACAGCAAAATTCTACAAGGGAATTTGTGACGGCAGGATCACAGCAGTTTGTAAACGATGTAACCTATTATTACAGTCTGCAAAGTGGAAATGTGGCATTAATGCCTACTTCCGGAGAAAGTACCTGGGCTTTGAACTCGTATTTATCAAGGGTAAATTACAATTACGATTCAAAATATTTCTTAACAGCAAGTTTAAGAGCCGATGGTTCTTCCAGATTTGGAAAAAACAACAAATGGGGTTACTTCCCTTCTTTCGCTGCGGCATGGCAAATAAGCAACGAAGATTTCTTTTCTCCTCTAAAAGATGTCATTAACAGCTTAAAAATCAGAAGCAGTTATGGCGCTACAGGTAATCAGGAAATTGGGGAATACCAGTCACTTTCGACATTAAGCAGTGTAAAATACCTTTTCGGAGATCAGATTTATACCGGTTTTACACCAACGAGAATCTCAAATGACGATTTAGGATGGGAACTGACCAATCAGTTTGATGCCGGTGTTGACTTAGGTTTTTTTGATGATAAATTAAACCTGACGGTAGATGTTTACCGCAAGACAACGAAAGATTTACTGTTGGCTGTTCAGATTCCGTACACCACCGGATTTACGTCTTCTTTGCAAAACTTTGGTACGGTACAAAATCAGGGAATTGAGTTAGGAATCAATACAGCTCTTGGAAATACAGCATTTTCATGGACTTCGAATTTTAATATCTCATTCAACAGCAATAAAATTATTGCTTTGGGAAATGACGCCGAATTCTACACTTTCGGAAATTATATCCTGAAAAAAGGAGAATCATTGGGAACTTTTTACGGTGCTGTAACCGACGGAATATTGCAGACCGCAGATGTTGCCACAAAAGGGGTTTTTACAGGAAATACAACTCCTAAAGCAGGTGATCGTTTGTACAAAGATATTAATGGAGACGGTGCTTTTACAACCGCTGCTGACAGAACCAGCATTGGCGATGCACAGCCTGATTTTATCTTTGGCTTCACCAATAATTTTAGCTACAGAGGTTTTGAATTATCAGCACTTATCAATGGATCTGTTGGAAATAAAATCCTGAACGGAAATGCTCAGGCTTTAGAATTATACAATGGTCAGCAAAATGCTTCTACAAGTGCTTTGGATGCCTGGACGCCAACAAATCCAAGTACAACAACGCCCCGTGCTAAACTGGATCCGGCTCCCGTTTTTTCAAACCGATTTGTGGAAGACGGTTCTTTTGTGAGAATCAAGAATATCACATTCAGCTACAATTTACCTAAAAAAACGGCAGAAAAACTGCTTCTGACTTCTGTGAAATTCAGAGTTGTGGGAGAGAACCTTTTCACATTTACCAAATACACAGGATTCGATCCTGAGGTAACCAACGGAACCACTATTTCTCCAGGAACAGATACCGGAATTTATCCTGCATCCAAAACAATTTCGGGTGGTTTAACCGTAACATTTTAA
- a CDS encoding bifunctional alpha,alpha-trehalose-phosphate synthase (UDP-forming)/trehalose-phosphatase, with product MNKTIIVSNRLPVDLKFDDEKLVVKSSVGGLATGMKSVHSEGNGIWIGWSGLTDEQIEPERKNEVEIALAKEKCISVPLTVYDIENYYYGFSNTALWPLFHYFQAYTEFEITHWESYKQVNQKFADVILQNVNEGDTVWIHDYQLLLVPELLRQKMPNLTIGFFLHIPYPSFELFRTCPWRDELLYGMLGADLIGFHTYDYVRHFISSTSRIAGLEIRFNEIFYKDRIVKVDSFPMGIDYDKYFNSALEHAARPDANKSDLMHSLELHNMSFSESKLILSIDRMDYTKGIPSRIKSFEYFLNKYPEYKGKVRLVMLSVPSRENVPQYQRLKRETDELVGRINGQLATVNWTPIWYFYRSMPFDDLIDLYVAADVALITPTRDGMNLVAKEYIATKTQGKGVLVLSEMAGAAKEMYEALLVNPNNFEQIADTLKYALEMPEAEQKSRLETLQKRVSRYNVEKWADSFLNALELTKTSPPVTITKKMNPEILHDISLDYKNSGKRLLLLDYDGTLVGFKNIPGEASPDDELYALLDNIAADENTEIAIISGRDRKTLESWFGHKNYTLITDHGVWLRKKEKEWISLEHIKTEWKENIRPIIESFTDSTPGTFIEEKNYSLAWHYRRADADLANLRTMELKHVLTSLLANNSLSVLEGNKVLEVKSSNVNKGRAAGRLVTEGNYDFILAIGDDWTDEFMFQELLDSAYTIKVGNTKTAARYFVNDIAEVRQILQHIK from the coding sequence ATGAATAAAACAATTATAGTTTCCAATCGCCTTCCTGTAGACCTTAAATTTGATGACGAAAAGTTAGTAGTAAAATCAAGTGTAGGGGGACTTGCGACCGGAATGAAATCAGTTCACTCTGAAGGAAACGGAATCTGGATAGGCTGGTCTGGACTTACAGATGAACAAATTGAACCAGAAAGGAAAAATGAAGTTGAAATTGCATTGGCAAAAGAAAAATGCATCAGTGTTCCCCTGACAGTGTACGATATTGAGAACTATTATTATGGCTTTAGCAATACCGCGTTGTGGCCTCTTTTTCATTATTTTCAGGCATATACAGAATTTGAAATTACACATTGGGAATCTTATAAGCAGGTCAATCAGAAGTTTGCCGATGTTATCCTCCAAAATGTAAACGAAGGAGATACTGTATGGATTCATGATTATCAGCTGTTACTGGTTCCTGAACTACTAAGGCAGAAAATGCCAAACCTTACCATTGGTTTTTTTCTTCATATTCCGTATCCGTCATTTGAACTTTTCAGGACTTGTCCGTGGCGCGATGAATTGTTATACGGTATGCTTGGTGCCGATCTTATTGGTTTTCATACCTATGATTATGTTCGGCATTTTATCAGTTCGACATCCAGGATTGCCGGACTTGAAATTCGATTTAATGAAATATTTTACAAAGACAGAATTGTAAAAGTAGATTCTTTTCCTATGGGAATTGATTATGACAAGTACTTTAATTCGGCTCTTGAACATGCAGCTCGTCCGGATGCCAATAAGTCTGATCTGATGCATAGTCTCGAACTGCATAATATGTCTTTTTCTGAAAGTAAACTTATTTTGTCAATCGACAGAATGGATTATACAAAAGGAATTCCAAGCAGAATAAAATCATTTGAATATTTCCTGAACAAATATCCTGAGTATAAGGGAAAAGTACGTCTGGTAATGCTTTCTGTTCCCTCAAGGGAGAATGTTCCGCAATACCAGCGTTTAAAGCGGGAAACAGACGAATTAGTGGGCAGGATAAACGGACAGCTTGCAACGGTAAACTGGACACCGATCTGGTATTTTTACAGGTCAATGCCCTTTGATGATCTCATTGATTTATATGTTGCTGCTGATGTAGCACTTATTACGCCAACAAGGGACGGAATGAATCTTGTAGCCAAAGAGTATATAGCAACAAAAACACAAGGAAAAGGCGTACTTGTTTTAAGCGAAATGGCCGGTGCTGCTAAAGAAATGTATGAGGCACTTTTAGTAAACCCCAATAATTTTGAGCAGATTGCCGATACGCTGAAATATGCTCTTGAAATGCCTGAAGCCGAACAAAAATCGAGACTGGAAACCTTGCAGAAAAGAGTGTCACGCTATAATGTAGAAAAATGGGCCGACTCATTTCTGAATGCTCTTGAATTGACTAAAACTTCACCCCCTGTCACCATTACCAAAAAAATGAATCCTGAAATACTTCACGATATTTCACTGGATTATAAGAATTCCGGGAAAAGACTGCTTTTACTGGATTATGACGGAACACTGGTAGGATTTAAGAATATACCCGGAGAGGCAAGTCCAGATGATGAATTATATGCCCTTCTGGACAATATTGCAGCAGATGAAAATACAGAAATTGCCATAATCAGTGGACGTGACCGTAAAACACTCGAAAGCTGGTTTGGACATAAAAACTATACTTTAATAACGGATCATGGAGTATGGCTTAGAAAAAAAGAAAAAGAATGGATAAGCCTGGAACATATTAAAACAGAATGGAAAGAAAATATCCGGCCTATTATTGAAAGTTTTACAGATAGTACTCCAGGTACTTTTATTGAAGAAAAAAACTATTCTCTAGCCTGGCATTACAGAAGAGCGGATGCAGATCTTGCGAATTTGAGAACCATGGAACTCAAGCATGTCCTGACAAGCCTTTTGGCTAATAATTCACTTTCAGTGCTCGAAGGGAATAAAGTACTCGAAGTAAAGAGCAGTAATGTAAATAAAGGACGTGCAGCAGGAAGATTGGTAACTGAGGGTAATTATGATTTTATTTTAGCCATTGGAGATGACTGGACTGACGAATTCATGTTTCAGGAATTGCTGGATAGTGCTTACACGATAAAGGTTGGAAATACAAAAACAGCAGCAAGGTATTTTGTCAATGATATCGCTGAGGTTCGGCAAATTTTACAACATATTAAGTAA